Below is a window of Equus quagga isolate Etosha38 chromosome 1, UCLA_HA_Equagga_1.0, whole genome shotgun sequence DNA.
AGCTTGGTCACTTTAAAATACTCTTGTAAACAATGGAGGCAGTCCATAAAACTCATCGTAACTCCAGAGTAGCTGGGACAGTAaacttcatctttattttttcatttttttgtgaggaagattggccctgagctaacatctgtagccagtcttcctctttttgcttgaggaagattgtccctgagctaacacctgtgccagtcttcctctattttgtatgtgggacactgccatagcatggcttgataagcagtgtgtaggtccatggcccATGAACCAgggaccctgggccgccgaagtggagggcGTGGACCTAACCACTATGCACTGGGCTGGCCGCGTAAACTTCATCTTTAAATCAGTGAGTAGCTTAGGAAAAAAGTATCAGACATCCATTAGGTGGGCTCTAACAAGGACTGGCGAATAGTCCTCACTCAGAGACCACACAGGGAGCTTGTGCCAATATGCTGGGGGCACTCTGGGAACTTGGCATGACTGGTCAGCAGATAAAAGACAACCCAGAACAGGGCCCTTCTGAGATGAGAGCAGGAGAAAGTCTTTTTACTTCCTCTGTTTCTGAGGTCTTGGTTAGTGTCCTGTTGGTAATAAAGAAGATTAGGTAGAGATGACGTTAATTGGACATAGGAGTGTCAGCAACAATGACAGCCAATAGTatggcagttttattttattaccttACCTTTATTAATTTCTCCAGCTTTGATCAATACGGATGTTGGTCAGGCTTCTGACTTATTATGAAACAGTAGCATTTTTGAAGCTTAGCGAGAGGCTGCATTCCAAGTTTTTATTCGTTTAGAAAACCCTCCTTGGGATGTTTGCATAATCAAATCTAAGTTCGCAAATGTTTCTCCTGCCTCATATCTGCACATGAGCAAATTGAATCTGTTCCCAAACAGCCCCTGGAAAACGCCCAGGACGAATGATTACTCAGTGAAAAAAAACATGATTCCAGCCAGCCCTCCTCCGTCTCCCACAGAAGACGAGACGTGAATGGCCTCTCAGCACCGCCTGCTGAGGCCACAGTGATCAACCTGGGAAATCACCAAGAGGAATAAAGTTGATAAAAGGGGAAGTATTTTAACGGGAGCTTCCCTGCCAGGAAGGGGGTTTGCATGCCATTAGATGCGTTGACTTTTATTTTCCAGTCATTTTTTATTATCGTTGTATTGCATATTTCCAGATGTTTTAAAACCccagtttccatttcctttagtACTCATAATTTGTAAATGCTTAAAGAGTGATGATGTATTACCTACGTCCTATAGCATTTGGGTGTGattctcccatttctttttctagagTGTTATTACAGCTTTTTAGGAGCCAAGGTAACAATTCCAAAGTTTGTGCTGACCTCAGACatagtttttctttgtgttgttATTAGACATATGGGTTAGGATTAAAAAATGACTAGGAAGAGGTGCACTCTCTTTGTTCtgattaaaaaagacaaataaaagattaatttcagcaatatattttttattgctttttttcttgatcCTAAATTTGCTGATTAGCAGCCTAAACAAAGTAATACTAAATGATTAGAAAGGAAACTGGGTTGATGTGACTTCCAGTCATTTTGAAGGCCTTTTCAGTAGAATGAAGTGTCACTCTGACCCTTGTGGAATCAGGTTACGTTAATTCATCTGAATTGTGGCAGCAGATAGAAGACACGATTGCCAGGAGCCAAACCCATTAGAGGCGACGACAGTAAGAGGCCTGTGACTTACCAAGTTTATTGGCTCACACCAAGAGTCCTAGGATCAGTGAGTAGGGAGCTTGTTTCTCTCCCCAGAAGAGCTGTAGGCTTAGATTTGCTGGAGTGTTTATTTCCCTGTCCCTACTGGTTTTCTATTTCAATTGCTACATGAATGACACAGTCACCCCGCTGAGTCACATTTAGCATTGCATTCTCTTTGCCCTTGAGATGTACGTACATGGGTTTGGGGAAATCCAAGGTTACAAGCCTCTTTTCttttggagagggaagaaaataagccCAGTTTGAGTGCCCACTCTCTGCTAAGCAGCGTGCTGGGCATCCTCAGCATGAGTGAGGTATCCCGTTTGgcggatgtggaaactgaggctcagagagattatgttaccttcccaaggtcacacagctaataagagcCTGGTGGAACCAGGATTTCAGTTAGGTCTTCTGACGCTGTATTCAGTGTTCCTGGAACTATTCTAAAAGGAAGCTTTCACAGACTCTGAAGAAATGTACTGCTTCCCCCACCCATATAGTCGCTCTTTATAAATGCGGCTGCGGCAAATTTCCTTGTGGCAAATGGACGTCTGGGATCATGTTTTGTTTCACCTTGTTTATTTAATCTGTTTAGGAGGTCTGTTGTGTGATGTCTTCCAGAGCTGAAAGCAGTTACACTCCATTATTTACAAGGGGAGCTGGAGGACTGAGGCTGGGTACACGTGTTTGATGTTAGCGCTGGGAATTAGTTTCCCAAATCTGGAGTGCCTGCTCTATGTAATAGGGCTGAGAAGGGGAATTTGCATAATCCACGGTCTCTGCCTTTGGGGAGCTTAAATTGAGAGGGAGAAGATTTACACCTGTGAAGATGAAGCAACAATTAGctgagattggcaacagttagcagGAGGGGAGACCCGGTGTTCTGCAGCCAAGTGCTGGTATTGGGTCTCAAGCATTCAGGCTAAATGttgcttgaatgaatgaacagagctCCAGAGGAGGGAGCTGACTGTGAGCTTGTGAGGTCAGGGAAGGTTTGGTGGAGGCTGTGGGTCTTAGGTCTTACAAGATGGTGAGGCTGGGATGGGTGGGAGGAGTGAGGGTGGAGTAGGGTTGGGATGGATGGGGGCCGCTGGATTCTGGAGGGCCTTACATATCAAGTTGAGGAGTCTGGGTTTGGCATCCTACAGGATGGTAATACGGAGCCACTGTAGGTTTTGGAGCAGAGGAGTGGCTCAGAGAAAGCAGTGCTTGTCCTGCTGTATGCGTGGGGTTAGATTGGTGCAGGGGAGAAACCCTATAAACATTTGTATTGGTGGCGTATGAGGCAAAGCAGCAGTACTGTCAAGTCGAGGCTAGTTTAATTTATGTTGCTGTAGGAAGTGAACAGAAAGGGTGCTACAAGAGCATCTTTTCCCTGTCCCTTCCTGGGAAGCTGCTGGCTTGGTGGCTGAGGCCTGGGAATTAGGATGTTCAGTCTTTACTGTTGCCACATTCATAACTATTTACTGTCGATGTAGGGACAGAGTAGGACTTATTATCCTAGATCATATTAGCCTGAGCCGTATggaatttccattttttggtaATGGGTAGAACTActggcaatttcatgtggttccaTTAAATCGATTTTGTAAGTTGTTGGAGATGAGTGGACACGGGCTGGCCTTTGTTTTCTGGTCAGGGTGACTGGGGTAAGTACTGCAGTAATGCTGCTTATAGATCGCCTGAAAGTGCTGTTGTCCCTGGGAGATGAGACTATTCCTGGAGACAGGGCCCAGGCCCGCGGGATGTGCTCTGCTCTCCCTATGTTTGCTCCCCCTGCCTATGGACCGGGCATTCAGAGTGTCCtgattttttctcttccctttaaagaagaaaaccctTGCTCTGGACTAAGAATTTTAAAGGAGGAAGGTGGGCTTGtggaagagaagataaaaatgtttgcATCTGGAGGTTGTGTTTTCCTGGCGCTCCCTGGTAGCCTGATGCAGACAGAATGAGAAGTGCCATTTCTGTAGCTCCCAGGTATGTTCGGGAGGAGTGGGACTGAGTTCTCACTCTTGCCGCAGACTGCAGAGGTTTTCACTGCGTGAAGTATCTTGGTAGTGGACTGAGTATGCCTGCTGGTGGTGCCACAGAGGCTGAGCTGCGTGTCTTCACATCCTTTGTGTCCGTGCCCTGGGATGGAGGCCACTGTTGGGGAGCCTCTCCTGGGTTCAGGGATGGAGTGCTCCCAGATTGCTCCCACCAGGAGGACAGGAGGACAACTACCAGGATTCAGGACTGGTTCTGGGATAGGGTCTGCTGAAACTGGCTGCGCACAGCCGTCCCAGAGAGCACGCCACCTCCCTTCCTCACCCTGACTCTGGGTACCACAGGGCCAAGTCATCTGTCACCACACCCAAGCTCCACAATTTCACTGTTTGGGACCTTGAGACCACTGGTCCCATCGTGACTTGCCTCTCTGTCATCCTACGTCACCACTCAACATGTGAGCCCCACCAGTGTCGCTCCTGTTCCCTGAATACTGTTGTATGCCTCCCTGACATCCCATATTGGATCTTTCTCTGGGACCCTCCTGACCCCCCTTCCATGCGAAACTCTCCCATCCCTAATGTATTTACCAAATGCTCCCTTGTCCTCCTGGTTCTCCCCTGAAAATccccgtcccctccctgccctggaaTAGAGAGTTCTTTTCCATTGACTTAGCCTGAAACCTGTGTATCGAGGGTCCTACTCTGTGGGAAGCACCATCAGGAAAACAAATGACATATGCTTCTGAAGGCCACCTTCCTTGCACCCTGCCTCAATTTTTCCAGTGAGGGAACACAGTCTGCTATTACTGCtgctgatctctctctctctctcagcatcaACTCTCTCAGACAAAAATGGAGGCAGATTAGAGAGATtatgagaagaaaaggaataacAGATGTCCATAAATAAACAGTTTAACTGTAAGTGTGATTGTTAAGCTCATCAGTTTCTGGCAGGTGGGAAGATCAGTACCAGCCACTACTTGTCATCTAATCTGACACCTGTGTCTAGATGGAAATCATCTCAGAACAGATTGTAtgctataattaaaaaacaaaaaacattctGTGTAAATATGCTAGGCCACATTGCCCATCCTGGAGTTTCTGCCACCATTCAaatgcacttaaaaataattagtttgagtgtttttttaaaggaagcataAACAGTAGATTCCTACATGTAGGATATGACATATGGATCCTGGGGGGGTAACTTTAATAATTTGCAGACCACGCTCATGGTTTAACCGAGTTACATATTCTgtcattttcctgtttcctttactGACCTGGACAGAAATAAAAACGGAACCACTTTTGTCTCAACTACTTTATTCCGGCTGAGTACAGCTGATTAGGAAATACAgtcttgttttattcatttattcagtttatCAGGAAATATAATGAGAACGAGCATATTCTCATTATTAAAGCTCTAAATGTTAATATgaccttgctttctttctttcctttttgttgaaTAATGAGAGGAAAAACCACTTGGAGGAGAAAGTTTCTATACCTAGACTGAAATCtccttcagctttcttttttttttttatgacccCCAGTGCAAGAGAATCTCAGAGCTTTAAGAAATGTCCACCATAGCATGTTGGTCCAGGAGTTCTTATGATGCCAGGTGACACTGTGTACAGTCGAATTCTACTTTATCAAGATATTACATTACTACCAAATGAAGTCTAATACAAAAGAGATATTAAGATCATAAGGATAGTATTAATAACTGGCGATTACTCTACCCTTACTGTGTGTCAAGCACTCCTTTAAGTGAATTTGtaatcattttctcatttactcttcacaaaaACCCTGGGAGGAAGGTGTTAATCATTCCTACTTCAGAGATGAACAAATTGAAACatgagtaatttgcccaagttcacacaaaTAGTCAGTAGCCatgccaggattcaaatccagatctgtcTCAGACTCTGTGATCATGACCTCTTCACAGATTGCCTCCCCTGGAGTGAGTTGGAAGTCAAGCTGAGAAAACTATTCTTGGCAATGAGGTGGGTTCTTTAAAGTTCCAGAATGTTCTGACCTTTCCTTGGTGTTTCCTGAGCAGCAAAGCTTGGACCTTTTATCTCAGTTGTAGATTCTTGAAGGTCACTTCACTTTGGGGTAGCTGGAGTTGTGTTCCCAGGGTCAGACCTTGCCTAGAGAGGGCTCCCGAGGTGTGGCCCATCTTGGGGGTTCCTGGCAGGCCTAGAGGAGCCACCTTGGGCCCAGTCTGACTCTGTTCTGCACTCCTGGTCTCTCATAGAGGAGACTAGGGATTAGCCCTCAAGTGTAAAGGCTCCATCGTCTCAAGCAGATCCTCAAAGATCACACTTAGTAATCTCCAGTAAAGTTCCGGTGATGGCCAAACGGCTCTTTGAACCCATCTTGTCTAATACTGTGTTGTCATTTTCCTCTTGCAGGACATCGAGGCCTATGTGACcattctctaaaatatttaagCTCGAGAATCACGGAGCGGAAGCTGCAGGGCACGTGGCTGCCTGCTGGCCGAGGGAGTCTGGAGAAACCATTCCTGGGACCTCACAGCTCCGTCGCGCCTGTGTTCAGCCCTCAGAGTGGCCTTCACTCTGTCCATGCTGAGAACAGCCCGCTGAAGCCCAGGGTTGTGACCGTGGTGAAGCTGGGCGGGCACCCCCTCCGGAAGATCACCCTGCTCCTCAACAGACGCTCAGTGCAGACCTTCGAGCAGCTCTTGGCAGACGTCTCAGAGGCGCTGGGCTTTCCAAGATGGAAGAGTGATCGCGTGAGGAAACTGTTTAACCTTAAGGGCAGGGAGATCAAGAGCGTCTCTGATTTCTTCAGGGAAGGCGATGCTTTCATAGCCATGGGCAAAGAACCGCTGACACTGAAGAACATTCAGGTGGCTTTAGAGGAACTGTACCCCAATAAAGCCCGGACCTTGACATTGACCCAGCACAGCCGGGTCCCTTCTCCAAGGCTGAAAAGCAGGCTTTATAGCAAGGCTCTGAAGGAAGGTCACTGCTGTGGGGAGACCGAGACCGCCAAGAACTGCAGTGAGGCTGCTGGGTCCAAGGCAGCCATCAGACTCCAGGGGAAGACCCCCGGGGAGCCAGTGCTGGAGGACAGGGCAAGGGCCCAGAAGAAGTGGGTGAGGGGGAAACGGGAGCCTGAACCAGACAGCAAGCCGCCCAGGGAAGCCACTCTAGAGAGGCATGCCAGTGGAGAGAAGCACCTGGGGGTGGAGGTCGAAAAGACCTCCGGTGAAATTATCAGATGTGAGAAgtgcaagagagagagggagctccAGCAGAGCCTGCAGAGGGAGAGGCTCTCCCTGGGCACCAGTGAGCTGGACGTGGGGAAGTGCCAAAGGTACGACGTGGAGAAGCTGGTGAGGACGAGAAGCTGCAGGAGGTCCCCCGAGGCAAACCCTccaggtggggaggaagggtggAAGGGCGACAGCCACAGGAGCAGTCCCGGGAACCCCACTCAGGAGCTGAGGAGACCCAGCAAAAACACGGAcaagaaagaggacagagagtCTGAAGGTCAGGAAGGTCATCCTCAAGCAGCAGCCAAGGCTAAGAAGGGTCTCATGGAAGTTCAGCCCATcagagaggaggggctgagggatgTGAAGAAGGACACTAGGAATATTTGCAGGACCAAGCATGGTGGCTGGCTCCTGTGGGAGCGCCAGGCCAACCCCGAGAAGCTCCCCAGGACCCGAGGGGAAGAGCAggaaccagagaaggaaaaaaagccatgTGTGTCAGAAGGGAGAAAGATGGTTCCCAGAGATGACCAACCTGCAAGGGTAGAAAAGGAGCCCAAGACGAGGCTGGAGGAAAAGAAGCAAGAGCGGCCCAGCGGCCGGAAGCGGCGGCCCCCGGGCATCATCACGGCCAACGTGGAGAAGCATTATGAGATGGGCCGGGTCATTGGGGACGGGAACTTTGCCGTGGTGAAGGAGTGCAGGCACCGCGAGACCAGGCAGACTTACGCCATGAAGATCATCGACAAGTCCAAACTCAAGGGTAAGGAGGACATGGTTGACAGTGAGATCTTAATTATCCAGAGCCTCTCTCATCCCAACATAGTGAAATTGCATGAAGTGTACGAAACGGAAACGGAAATCTACCTGATCATGGAGTATGTACAGGGAGGGGACCTTTTTGATGCCATCATAGAAAGTGTGAAGTTCCCAGAGCGTGACGCTGCCCTCATGCTCATGGACTTGTGTAAGGCGCTCGTCCACATGCATGACAAGAGCATTGTCCACCGGGACCTCAAGCCAGAAAACCTGCTGGTAAGCCCCGATTTTGCTGCTGTGGGAGAGGGTGTTTATAAAATAGAGGATACAATATTAATTGCCTCTGACTCTTGCTCTTACACGCTAGAATATTACCTTTATGGTATTTTAACATACTCGTTCCAGTATTTAAAACTTACTTCATAAGTCGCTGAGATAAATtggtttttattaaattattgaaaGAGAAGCCTTCcaatttaataaaatggaaaatgtttccTCATCACTGGGAGAAAAATGCTTTCGCCTTGATGATGACCAGGTGGAGTTTTGTGGCATTTGCGCATCCTCTGGACTAGGTACCAGGGGTGTCTATTGGTAGCAGCTTCCCCGTAGGCTTTGTGTCCCCTCTCCCACTGAAACCACCTGGCCCTTTCGAAGATAACATCTTGTCAAGGGAATTCAAAGGCTCAGCACTGCACGGGCCCATGTGTGGGGTGGATAAGAggctggctctggagtcagataaCCTGAGTTTGGATCCATGCTCTTATAGTTGCTTGCTCTGTGATAAgtccttcacctctctggaccttaggttcctcatttataaatagaaatagtAATATTACTGATCTTGGGAGGTTGAGTGAGGATTGAGCACAGGAAAGAGAAGAACTGCTGCTAACCACGGGGAGCTGGCCTGGCACTCACAGCTCAGCTGTGGCGTTCTCCTGTTGAACATAATTCACCGAACACCAGCATCCGATAAGGCCGCTCTCTGACTGTGTTGGTCAAGACAAAAGCAAGACCCCTTTATAATCATGTCCAAATGCAGATGAAACCAAGATTGTCCAAACCACAACTCTGGCCACATATCCCCCTTCTGGCTACTGTGAAGGACTGCCTCACTTCATTCTTCCCACCTTCTAGATGAGAATCACTAAGATACCCAATCATAGAATTACCCTCACTTCCTGATAGTATCCAATTTGGAGCAAAATCCTGCTTTCCTGaaccaccctccccccccccccaatcacCTAACACAGCCCAAATCTTATAATAATTTCACTGGACACCCCTTACTTAGATGTCTGGAACCCAGTGGGGTGCGTTCTCCCTTGTTGCAGGGAGTCAGTAAACCTACTGTGTTCCTGAACTATAAGTATGTTCCCGGTGGTCTTTGTTAGGATGGCATACTTCACCCCGTCACCCTCTGGCACCTTTATCCCGCTTTCCTCTTCACAGCCCCAATCCCCACCTGGTACATTCcatatttattcttctgatttatttcttctcttactgGAATGAAAGTTCTGTGACAGCAGGAACTTTGTTTTATTCAGCCTGTACCCCAAAACCTACACCAGTTCTGTCACATGGTGGgcattctttaaatattaattggatgaatgaatgaatacagacCGTAGCATGCTGCCTGGGAAATGGCATGCATTCCATCAGTGGCAGCTACCATCATTATTACTACATTAGAAACAACTCTGATATTAAAGTGGGTAGCACAAGTCAGCATCCAAAGCCAGATTGCTCCAGATGAAGTGATAGTGAATGGAGACAACGATCTCCATGAGCCACCCCCctcccatatttatttatttatttggcagGGATTTAGCCTGTTTCCTTTAATTTCCATGGCTGTAGACCTGGCCTGGAAACATTATCCCAGTGCGTGCACCTCTCTGTAAACTGCTCCAGGAGGTAAAAGGAAACACTGAGTCAAGCTAATTATTTGACGAAATGTCTATGTTGACCCCTAAGTCAAGCAAccttgttttttccccaaattcataGAATTTCAGAAGCAATCTGGTTGCCTGAGTGGTCTGAATTACCGTCAAATCATTCTTCCtttgaaacatttcatttttgcATTAGCTGAGTGTTCCCATCCTTTCttcacttgcttttttttgttagtgaggaagattggctctgagctaagatctgttgccaatcttccttttcttgcttgaggaatattgttgctgagctaacatctgtgccaatcttcctctattttgcatgtgggatgctgccacagcatggtttgatgagtggtgtggaggtccgcgcctgggatctgaacccacaaatcccaggctaccaaagaggagcacgtgaacttaaccactatgccaccaggccggcccattCACTCACTTTTtgattgtttccatcttttgggtCTGAGCGCCACGTGTGGTGCCCTGTGCACTGTTTATTATGACCACTTTGGAACTGCAAGAGAGCAGTGTTCTTCAGTGACCCTCTGATGTTGTCACTGAACTGTCAGCAGGAGAGATTCTGATTAGAGGCCTGGGTGGGTCCCCTGAGCTGAACATTTTGGGCATGTGCCTAATCAAGCCTTAGAACAGGTGTACCCGTTCTCGAGGATGTGGAATGAGATCATTTACTGtgtaggattgttttcttttgggAACAGTCATCTGAGCTTGCATTTTCTCAACGAGGTTCTGGAACCAGTCTGTCGAGCTGGCCCATCTCTTGGGCAATAGAGACTCTCTCTTGTGTTAAGGGACTTATTTGTCGGCAAATTTTAAAGTGGAGAAGGTCAGCACTGGTTAGATTGCAGGAAGTTTGCTTCAGGAAGCAGAAAAACTGCCAGGAATGCATTTAGAACGGACAAGCTAACTGCCTCTGCGAAGTCATCTGGCAGCTCGTCACGGAGTTAAATATCAGGACACGTGTATTTAGTGCCCTTAAGGGCAGtgaagtgtgtttgtgtgttgtgtgtctctgttctgagAGAGAGGGACGCAAAACTGCAGAGTAGCTATAATTTTCTATCTAAATACATGAGTTGTGTATTGGTGTTGATTGTAACTGATATTTagaccttttcctcttttctgatatTGAAGAAAGcccactttaaagaaaataaaaatcttttttcgtGGCGGTATGAGTCCTTCAGAAACTGTGAAAAGCTACATATTTGAGCCATCTTTTGTGTAAAAGGTtaatatcttttctctcttgtgaTAATTTGTCAGCTTGCATTTATCAAAATGAACACGATCTGTCACCTTGATAAACCATGTTTGTCCTTTTTCTGGGAGAGTAAAGTGCAACACGTTGTGATGTCAGAAGTCTGAATGCTATCTAATGTCAGTGCTTTTTGGTTTTCCAGACGGAGATCTAGATAGTGTTGGACTTGACAATGGTCTCATTGTCTGCGTTTAGAAAGGTGTCATCTTTACACTTGCTGTTATGATAATTATATGGCAAACTCAGTTGATCTTCTAAGATTTCTTATTAGTAAATATCACGATGGTGACTGCTGTCCATCAGTTAATTTGCTTCGCTTGTCTTTAATGTAGTGTTTTACACTTGTGTTGAGCTTTGTTTTATCAAAGTAattgtttcttcctccttcagTGGATGGCTACTGTCTTAAGACCTGTCTTTGTGAAGCTAGGAAAGTGATTATGTTAGAACTAACTTTTGATTACATGGCTGATTCTAACTATTGCTGCTTTTAGAGACTTTCTGAATGTGCTAGGAGTATGTAATGAATATAGCAAGCGTATCATGTTgttttaatcaaaagaaatatttatatctgATAACTGGGCCCTAGAGTAAAACTGTAGGCCTCTATTACTGAGTTTATCTGTTTCTACTGATCACATTTCCTGATAAGATGTTAGTGCTCCTCTCCCCTTCGGGTTATTTAGACTCCTGAGATCTTGCAAAAGAACTTTTAATTATGAGAATTTCCAGCTTGCAGAAATATCAGTGCGATTGTTCCTTGTGCCAGTGTGTGCTCCCTTGGTGGGGTTGGACAATGTGCTGTGTGGTGGGGACTGGGCCCTGGGATGAGGGGAGGAAGCAAACAGGAGCCAGAGAGGTGCTGATGATCAGACCAGCCCACACAGCATGGGAAGTGGAAAAGGCCAGGTTATTTACGGCCAACGGCTTGGGTGttacatacagaaaagaaagctgagtgagtggggtggggaagagactGAAGAGATATCAGACACGAGCAAGGTCATTTGAGAAAATCTGTCCCAgaataagaggaagagaagggacaggTTCCCACTCTGGCAACAGGGCTGAAAGGAAGGAGATGGGTGGGCAGGTGCTATAGCTCTGGAGGGCTTGGAGCAGAGACCCTTGGAATCTAGGAGGAATGGTGGCGGGGGGTTGTGGGGACAGCCTGGTTAAGGACAAAGGTTGTACCCTCTTTCTGGCCTCTCTTTGGCTCTAGGAAGGAAGATATATCTCTAGGTATTTAACTGCTGAATGTGACTAGGACAGGGCAGTGACTGATGTCCCCAAGGATGACAAGGAGAATCTAGAAGGATAAAAAATGGCCAAATATACTCCTTGCCCATTCTCCGTCTCAAATAAACCTGTCTTATCATTTTGTTCATCTTAATTCCCTAAGTTCTTTTTCCACTTCTACTTTGATATATAAGAAGGGCTCAACGATTATTGCTGTGTTAGTCGGTGGTTCTGTAATGCAAACTTCTCCCTGATCAGCACGACTTCTCTTCTAGAACAGCTCCAATTTTAATCTCCTTTCCCTTTAGCTTCTAAGACAGAGGTATCTATATCCTCCCGTTAATGGTCTGAGTATTCATGAATGCATTTTTATACCAATtcccttaattaaaaaattgataacaATTATGAAGCATATCTCGTTAACGTATACCtaataaaatcaagaaatgtgCCTTTTAGCAGTAACATGAAATCCCTAAAGAAGAAGTACAGTGATACAGGCCTTTAAGTCATTGGTCAATATTAAGCAAGTCAGTGAGAAGACACGTTTATAAGAGATAGAACTCATCTCGAGAATCTCAGGGTGAATTCTGTCAGGAAACATCCCAGTTATGACTTTAAGTTTGTATCAGTGAGAGTCGCCCTCAGTGTCCATTTCAGCAgtttccaggaaaataaaaagtatacgTAGAGTCAGTGAACCCACATATTGTCCAGGGTTTGACCACATTGCCAGAAGTTTCAGGAAATTTCTCAAAGTCTTCAGAATTCCAGATACTGGGTCATCTTGATAACtggggttttctttcttctgctagttCGTTTTGAAACAGTCACCTAAAAGGGTAGATGTTTGATAATTACTGCAGACAATAAATTATCAACAACAAGGGCAACTATAAAGTATGC
It encodes the following:
- the DCLK3 gene encoding serine/threonine-protein kinase DCLK3 isoform X1, whose translation is MARLWARLGERNTGLWTVPGHRGLCDHSLKYLSSRITERKLQGTWLPAGRGSLEKPFLGPHSSVAPVFSPQSGLHSVHAENSPLKPRVVTVVKLGGHPLRKITLLLNRRSVQTFEQLLADVSEALGFPRWKSDRVRKLFNLKGREIKSVSDFFREGDAFIAMGKEPLTLKNIQVALEELYPNKARTLTLTQHSRVPSPRLKSRLYSKALKEGHCCGETETAKNCSEAAGSKAAIRLQGKTPGEPVLEDRARAQKKWVRGKREPEPDSKPPREATLERHASGEKHLGVEVEKTSGEIIRCEKCKRERELQQSLQRERLSLGTSELDVGKCQRYDVEKLVRTRSCRRSPEANPPGGEEGWKGDSHRSSPGNPTQELRRPSKNTDKKEDRESEGQEGHPQAAAKAKKGLMEVQPIREEGLRDVKKDTRNICRTKHGGWLLWERQANPEKLPRTRGEEQEPEKEKKPCVSEGRKMVPRDDQPARVEKEPKTRLEEKKQERPSGRKRRPPGIITANVEKHYEMGRVIGDGNFAVVKECRHRETRQTYAMKIIDKSKLKGKEDMVDSEILIIQSLSHPNIVKLHEVYETETEIYLIMEYVQGGDLFDAIIESVKFPERDAALMLMDLCKALVHMHDKSIVHRDLKPENLLVQRNEDKSTTLKLADFGLAKHVVRPIFTVCGTPTYVAPEILSEKGSYLKNIIRDVHGYLICYGLEVDMWAAGVILYILLCGFPPFRSPERDQDELFNIIQLGHFEFLAPYWDNISDAAKDLVSRLLVVDPKKRYTAHQVLQHPWIETVGKASTANLQKEVAPSSEGHFRSQHKRAAEQAS
- the DCLK3 gene encoding serine/threonine-protein kinase DCLK3 isoform X2; amino-acid sequence: MPAAAPTPRPPPPPARPGPGCPARPAPGHRGLCDHSLKYLSSRITERKLQGTWLPAGRGSLEKPFLGPHSSVAPVFSPQSGLHSVHAENSPLKPRVVTVVKLGGHPLRKITLLLNRRSVQTFEQLLADVSEALGFPRWKSDRVRKLFNLKGREIKSVSDFFREGDAFIAMGKEPLTLKNIQVALEELYPNKARTLTLTQHSRVPSPRLKSRLYSKALKEGHCCGETETAKNCSEAAGSKAAIRLQGKTPGEPVLEDRARAQKKWVRGKREPEPDSKPPREATLERHASGEKHLGVEVEKTSGEIIRCEKCKRERELQQSLQRERLSLGTSELDVGKCQRYDVEKLVRTRSCRRSPEANPPGGEEGWKGDSHRSSPGNPTQELRRPSKNTDKKEDRESEGQEGHPQAAAKAKKGLMEVQPIREEGLRDVKKDTRNICRTKHGGWLLWERQANPEKLPRTRGEEQEPEKEKKPCVSEGRKMVPRDDQPARVEKEPKTRLEEKKQERPSGRKRRPPGIITANVEKHYEMGRVIGDGNFAVVKECRHRETRQTYAMKIIDKSKLKGKEDMVDSEILIIQSLSHPNIVKLHEVYETETEIYLIMEYVQGGDLFDAIIESVKFPERDAALMLMDLCKALVHMHDKSIVHRDLKPENLLVQRNEDKSTTLKLADFGLAKHVVRPIFTVCGTPTYVAPEILSEKGYGLEVDMWAAGVILYILLCGFPPFRSPERDQDELFNIIQLGHFEFLAPYWDNISDAAKDLVSRLLVVDPKKRYTAHQVLQHPWIETVGKASTANLQKEVAPSSEGHFRSQHKRAAEQAS